cacttgggttcagttcagtcaaaaattatatattatttactattatttatatttgaatgagaatgaaaaatagcaattattttgaatagttttcagaatgagacagacgggcgtggtagggtaaaatctccaatttaaagttcccttattgcgtatatgttatgtgtgtttgcatagtagtttactataatggtaagcggttcgtgtacgatgtacgatcttgcgcgtctatatttacaagtgtgtgggcagttcgtgtattgattattcgatgacgagacctcgtaagagtcccgtatcgttatttttcgtcactacctacccgtacctccccccccgtgcagggagtgggtaatttgcgcgcctgctgccttccttggatgtggtagcagtttctcaggctccctcaccggaatcgaaccctgattccccgttacccgcgacaaacaatggtagtcgcagaaactcattccgattacgagacctcgtaagagtcccgtatcgttatttttcgtcactacctacccccctacctccccccgtgcggggtacaatattgatatgatattaaaaaaataccattaataaataacataataaaagaccaccacttttatagagacataacgccacataattataaaaagtatagtgtgtggatctaatcaaccaccactggcaccagaccctcaatgcccttaaattttacctcgttaaaatatttaaagtgtactcattccgattgcgagacctcgtaagagtcccgtatcgttatttttcgtcactacctacccgtacctcccccctgtgcggggtacaatattgatatgatattaaaataataccattaataaataacataataaaagaccaccacttttatagagacataacgccactgtgtggcgccgccatcagtctcctaagactcggtactttgtcgtcgccgtcgacttcgcaccttcgccccatatagtagtggcgcggcgcgacgggcctaatgtgtaagtgaaaaaaaaaaaaaaaattaaattaattgttatttttttacaatatcttctaatatgaataagagtactttgtattggtacgttttgttttttgttttttttttttttaaacggaactgaacctaagtgaccggcctgcggccgggcacccgtcttattcatgttctaacctaacctaacctatccaaaccttttaaaactagtttggattcctttagacctcagcccaccggcaactacgactaactaaacactgatctagctatctggctttcatcagtgcatcaacagcagcataactagtattaaaatagtaatgagtttttattaatgcatatatacacattaaatcttgaatctaaagtctaaaggtgtcaaaactagatttaggttaggttaggttagaacatgaatacgaggggtgcccggccacaggccgggcacttgggttcagttcagtcaaaaattatatattatttactattatttatatttgaatgagaatgaaaaatagcaattattttgaatagttttcagaatgagacagacgggcgtggtagggtaaaatctccaatttaaagttcccttattgcgtatatgttatgtgtgtttgcatagtagtttactataatggtaagcggttcgtgtacgatgtacgatcttgcgcgtctatatttacaagtgtgtgggcagttcgtgtattgattattcgatgacgagacctcgtaagagtcccgtatcgttatttttcgtcactacctacccgtacctcccccccccgtgcagggagtgggtaatttgcgcgcctgctgccttccttggatgtggtagcagtttctcaggctccctcaccggaatcgaaccctgattccccgttacccgcgacaaacaatggtagtcgcagaaactcattccgattacgagacctcgtaagagtcccgtatcgttatttttcgtcactacctacccccctacctccccccgtgcggggtacaatattgatatgatattaaaaaaataccattaataaataacataataaaagaccaccacttttatagagacataacgccacataattataaaaagtatagtgtgtggatctaatcaaccaccactggcaccagaccctcaatgcccttaaattttacctcgttaaaatatttaaagtgtactcattccgattgcgagacctcgtaagagtcccgtatcgttatttttcgtcactacctacccgtacctcccccctgtgcggggtacaatattgatatgatattaaaataataccattaataaataacataataaaagaccaccacttttatagagacataacgccactgtgtggcgccgccatcagtctccttagactcggtactttgtcgtcgccgtcgacttcgcaccttcgccccatatagtagtggcgcggcgcgacgggcctaatgtgtaagtgaaaaaaaaaaaaaaaaattaaattaattgttatttttttacaatatcttctaatatgaataagagtactttgtattggtacgttttggtttttgtttttttttttttaaacggaactgaacctaagtgaccggcctgcggccgggcacccgtcttattcatgttctaacctaacctaacctatccaaacctttttaaactagtttggattcctttagacctcagcccaccggcaactacgactaactaaacactgatctagctatctggctttcatcagtgcatcaacagcagcataactagtattaaaatagtaatgagtttttattaatgcatatattcacattaaatcttgaatctaaagtctaaaggtgtcaaaactagatttaggttaggttaggttagaacatgaatacgaggggtgcccggccacaggccgggcacttgggttcagttcagtcaaaaattatatattatttactattatttatatttgaatgagaatgaaaaatagcaattattttgaatagttttcagaatgagacagacgggtgtggtagggtaaaatctccaatttaaagttcccttattgcgtatatgttatgtgtgtttgcatagtagtttactataatggtaagcggttcgtgtacgatgtacgatcttgcgcgtctatatttacaagtgtgtgggcagttcgtgtattgattattcgatgacgagacctcgtaagagtcccgtatcgttatttttcgtcactacctacccgtacctccccccccgtgcagggagtgggtaatttgcgcgcctgctgccttccttggaagcagtttctcaggctccctcaccggaatcgaaccctgattccccgttacccgcgacaaacaatggtagtcgcagaaactcattccgattacgagacctcgtaagagtcccgtatcgttatttttcgtcactacctacccccctacctccccccgtgcggggtacaatattgatatgatattaaaaaataccattaataaataacataataaaagaccaccacttttatagagacataacgccacataattataaaaagtatagtgtgtggatctaatcaaccaccactggcaccagaccctcaatgcccttaaattttacctccataaaatatttaaagtgtactcactccgattgcgagacctcgtaagagtcccgtatcgttatttttcgtcactacctacccgtacctcccccctgtgcggggtacaatattgatatgatattaaaaaaaataataccattaataaataacataataaaagaccaccacttttatagagacataacgccactgtgtggcgccgccatcagtctccttagactcggtactttgtcgtcgccgtcgacttcgcaccttcgccccatatagtagtggcgcggcgcgacgggcctaatgtgtaagtgaaaaaaaaaaaaaaaaaaattaaattaattgttatttttttacaatatcttctaatatgaataagagtactttgtattggtacgttttgttttttgttttttttttttttaaacgaaactGAACCTAAGtaaccggcctgcggccgggcacccgtcttattcatgtcatgtgagacagacgggtgtggtagggtaaaatctatcatatcaatattgtaacCCGATGTACATCTTTCAAATGTCTGCCTTTATCAACTTTCGATGGtgtagtttctgcgactaccattgtttgtcacTGTGTGCTgtgttataatataagaattGAGGGGTGAATGTTAAAGAATATATGTTATATTGTGTAAGTGTGTGGTTgttgtatttacttttaaatttataataacaaaaattactGTCCTTATAAGTAGCTGCAGCTTTGGTTTTCTCACATACATAAATCAGGGCAAAATAATTGAAGTACatgtaaaaaggaaaaaaattacaatttgtgGAGCTATAGTAGTAATAATTAGTACAACATGCAGAACAAACTAGTCACGCTTGaccctttaatttaataaggtCATCTTCGCCGCTGACACGGACAAGTTTGTCACCTTCTCTCTTCCGCAAAAATATCTTTCCGTTAGAGATCCAGCAAAAACGGTAGTTATTCGTCTTGGCAAAGTCGcgcgataaataaaataatctcttCATCTTTGGAGTAAGATTTTCAGAAATGTAGATCACCCGGGAGTCACCGTTAATGTTGATGTGATCATTACGAAGTTGGTTACGCTGCTTagtatgcattttatatatttttaggaatttttCTTTCGTAAAAACACTCCCGAAATCAACAATTATAGTCTTTTTGTCCTGTTCCTGACTTTTTATGCGATATATATCTTTAACGTCACTAGACTGCAGTGGgtctactattttaatactagttatgctgctgttgatgcactgatgaaagccagatagctagatcagtctTTAGTTAGTCATAGTTGCCGGtaggcttaggtctaaaggaatccaaactaggtttaaaaggtttggataggttaggttaggttagaacatgaataagaagGGTTCAGTTCttacttaggttcagttccgtttaaaaaaaaaataaaaacaaaaaacaaaacgtaccactacaaagtactcttattaatattagaagatattgtaaaataacaatttttttttttttttttttcacttacacattaggcccgtcgcgcccctccactactatatggggcgaaggtgcgaaaaTGACGGCGACttccattgtttgtcgcgggtaacggggaatcacaCCGAGGAAAATATTCTTACCAAAAGGTAAAATTCACTTATTTCTGATGTTTTCTTTTGTATACAAGCTGGACgccaaatttaaatttactagaTCATCTGGAAGTGATTTAGGTTTAAGCTTGTGAAATATATCagtcaatagaaaaaaatgcataaaagcATTTTCTCCTTTTGTATAATATGACACGGTAGCTGAGTCGTCAGGCTGGAACACTGGCTGGATTTCAATTGAACCTAGATTATAAAGTCAAGTAGAAATAGCCTTTTACCCATCTTTACTATGGTAAAAAAAACCGAAGAAAATTGGCGTCTTGTGTTTAAATCTGGTTTAAAtctagtgtgcaaataaagttCAAACTCTGATgtaatacctacttttttaatGCATCGTCAACGTCTGTAATAAACTAACGAAgaggtttaaaaaaacctttttagcGTTATATATCTGTTATTATCATTTCATTTCCATATTCaatgtggtaaaaaaaaataaaaagatttttgaattACACTACTAACGACTGGGGCTAAAAAATATGCATGTTTCAATTCGTATGGCTTTAAAGACTAACAATGGGTACCTATTTAACCGTGCAACTCTACGATAATTAGTAATTGCaatctttaattaaatacacttttaccttattgatgaatatttataacgaCATTCGTAAGCAGGCAAGTACCTAATTGTTAAGTTATTGTGGTCTCTGTCATGCACTCACTTAactatattgtaatttattatttaattctattaattaatttcatttttattgttcagATAGTGATAatgatacataaattatttatgttatctgagtaaatctttaatttttaccAGAATCCtaatttgcatgccaaattGGCTTAGTAGGTGGCTTATCTACCTACAGTCAAGATTGCATGTTTTGTAACACGTAAATAAGTACTATtgaatcgaattaaaaaaaaaatatgacaaaatttTTCCTTTTCGTACATTTGAAACAACAACACTAACTCATTTTTAACATGGTAATAGTTGAAACCACCAAACTACCCAGTGACGTGGAAGTGATAACATCACtgttcataatttttttgaagtaaaacttcttcagggcgcgactagggagtaactcagatttttgaCGTCTTTGTAGTTTCtgctattttaaaacaatagttTGAATCGGTGGTAAGTATATATATCATACTCCAAGCTtcttaacttatattattattatcaattgtGTATagcaaaagttaataaaaatacaacagtttaaaaaaatatttcctcaataaataataataaaagttttacttcaatcgcgcgtaaaggttacacgcatacacttttttttttttttatgcgagTTATTTCGCGCTACGATCGGCTCCGTCGCGAGCCGTTACCAGTGCTGTGGGCAGGGATGGGGATGGGGATGGGGAGGGTCTGGGCgccaaataaaacaaatttatccTTATTAACTCTCAAAGAGtgtaattattttgttcttGGAACTGGGAAACATTAGTCATTCATTTAAACGCaccatatttataattttaaatttataattactaaataagtcattttttaatagttttatttaaaataatgtttatttattaatctattaAGTATCTAACAGTAAATTGAATAGGTACTATAGTCGTGGATCACAAGAAACGGATTCGGCGCTCgccctctctctctctcgctcACACCGGCGGCGACGCCGCGCGACCTCTCGCTCTCGCACGCACTCTCGCACACGCATCTCGCTCGCACGCGCGGCGCCTATCACATACTTCGTATATTTACAACCTAACTTGTACTGGTttacctataataaataaaatgatctATGACACTTAGACTTAGCTTTGTAACCTTCGAGCGGTCCCTAATAATTCACAGCTTAACGAccgctaataataaaataccttgCAATCTGTGATCGCTCAGCGCCGGGGCGATAGACTCTAACTTTATACTCTACATCACAACGATACGCGCGACTCGCGGAGTCATCTTCGACATCGAAATAGTCTTAGAAAAATAGCTCTGTGCGGAGCGGCGGCTCAGGCTAGCGGGAGCGGCGGCTCAGGCTAGCGGGGACGGCGGCTCAGGCTAGCGGGGACGGCGGCTCAGGCTAGCGGGGGCGGCGGCTCAGGCGAGCAGCGGCGGCGGCGGCTTGGCGGGCGCGAGCCGCGGGTCGGCGGCCAGCAGCCGCTCCAGCTCGTCGTCCTCGTAGAACACCACGAAGTGCTCGGGCTTGGTCACGGCCTCGAAGATGGAGCACACGGACGGCTTCACGTTGTAGAAGTACAGCGGCTGCTGGCGCGCGTGGAAGTCGGCCGTGAGCTGCTCGATGCTCTTGGCGGCCGTGTAGTCGGCGCTGTAGATGTGCGTGCACTCCAGCACCACGGGCGTGCCGCCGCCCGCGCTCTTGGTGACCAGGCGCCGCACGTAGTCCACGGACGGGAACATCAGGCAGCGGTCGGGCGTGATCATCAGGTACTCGGCGCCCGCCGCCGTGCGCAGCATCTCCACCGAGAACTTGGGCCGCGCGGCGTGGTACAGGATGAACACGATGTTGACCACCACGCCCGCCAGGATGCCCAGCTCGATGGGCAGCGTGAGGCACAGCACGAACGTGCCGATGCCCGGCACCAGGTCCAGCTCTGCAACAGACGCACGTGAGGCTCCGGCGGCGGGGGCCGGCGGGGCGGCGACGGGCTACTTACTCTTCGCGCGCCACATGGGCTTCACGACGTCGTACTCCACCATGAACAAGATGGCGGAGATGATGACGGCCGCGAGCGCCGCCTTGGGGATGTACTCGAAGTACTGCGTGAAGAACTGCAGCGCCACGATCACCATCACACCTGCGGAGCAAGGAGCGGTGAGTGCGGCGGGGGGTGCGGAGGGCGCGGGGGCGACGGCCCGGCACCTACCCGTGTAGAGCCCGTTGAAGGGCGTCTTGACGCCGGAGCCGTTGGACACGACGGAGCGCGCGAGCGAGCCGCCGCCCGGGAAGGCCTGCACGAAGGCGTTGGCCACGTTGGCCATGCCCAGCGCGATCATCTCCTGCGTGGCGTCGATGGTGCGGCCGTCCGAGAAGGCCTTGCAGATGGCGATGTCCTCCAGCAGCACGATGAGCGGGATCACCAGCAGCCCGGAGCCCATTTCCGACACCATGTCCACGAAGCCGGCCGTGCTGTTGTCGGCGCGCACGTACGACAGCGCGGGCAGCGCCGGCGCCGGCACGCCCGACGGGATGGCTCCTGCGAGACAGCACGCGATGTGAGTAACTTCGTCGCGGGATACTGCAACTGACAGCTGTTACTGCCACCGGCATGCCATGGGTGCATGCCATGGGTGCATGCCATGGGTGCATGCCATGTGTGCCTGcatgcacggctagcatgggcaggagacaaatttgtccccggggaaaggtgaaaaatatatcttctcccacagcttaaaaactgtcagagcactggcgcccaagtggaaataatattgaaataatatatgtgcaataatGAACGGGGGTTcacttctcttattccatgtacccgggctttagcaggtggacacgttaattatataccttgtcaggggatataatcggggggtTAATTTTTaactcctgcccgtgctagccctactgCTGTGTGTAATGCTGTCATCGgcatgacccgcgctcccgagGTGCCCGTTGACCGCGTGCCCGTCGACGGGAACAGCAGGATTTAAATACAGAATTGAAAAACGTTtagatgtttttaaatttaaaaattcatcaatttgaTCAAAATAGTTGTACAATCGACAcacttatttttaatctatcGACTAGCGTGTGACCACAATCACACCCAATAATAAGCGATGATGCGgcctaagatggagcgcgcttTGGAGTTTGTTACGAATGTACTCGTACCCTACaagctaaataaacaatatctgtAAAGAACGTAATGTCGAGTGAAAATCGGAcctcataattttatattctgaACCAAATCTGATCAAACCTGgctcaataattaagtttagagaCGAATTAAAATatggcattataaaataaatacatttttatagtttaatttttcataatatatgcatTAGGCCCGTATCGCCCTGCGACTGTAAGGGGCGATGCGATCGGACGCTCAGCACTCCCAAGTCAAACTAATTGCTGCAAATTCACCAATTACAAGAAATGGAAATCACTTTTTCAGTATTCCAGTGCGTGTGTTTtaacttaaatgttatttttgttagttctataaattattttatttcttattgtttggcttatacgagtatactaaacctactttaaaattatgttgttgttttgttatatatacCGTTTATACTAAGTTACAAATTCTTAGTTTATGCACTACACACTTGTTGAACCCACTCCCACTCCCACTCCCACTCTTCACTCTTGCGGAGTTTTGCTTAATACCCCCTCGACATACCTCTAGCTGTTTTGGCAAATCATTCACCAcggttatgaaatatatatagactgcctcattccgtgagtgataattcttctctggatgttttcaagagaagatggcattatgtacgtgtataagttatttaggttaagtttgtcaagtgtacaataaagaataaaaagtttaagtacagtacttaggtacactaataaaatacctccttttaaattttttctattgtcatcaaaattaaattatatgctATGTGACCCCCTCCTGGCGCCAAAGCTGGATCCGCCCTTGGCGATACTTTAATTGTTAAGTTAGAGTACTGCATCACACTGTTATGCTATAGCATGGTAAACCTATTATGATTCcataacgtaataaatgtcttGAGTTTTTATAGGACAACAAGGTTGGGATCTTAGCCTCTGGATGATCGTGTGCCactattatttaagaaattatgaaaccttacggaGAGATCTTTGATAGGGACTCAGTTGGTTTAGTTACAAGACTAGGAGCACTCTCGATTTGAAGGAACccatattataggtatcgggaaAGACGGAAGCGGAatggcattccagatctttgcggtgcgaatTGAGAACGACGAAGCAAAACGCTTTGTACGAGTCCATGGGACATCAACTACTTAACGACGCACCTGCATCAGCCTGCAGTTGTGGCCTCGCCGTTCGATGGTACAAATTTGAAGATGGAACCCAATTAAATAGTTTCCGGGCACGCTTTCTCACGCTTTCAAATACGTGATCAGCCGTTGCACTCTTCGAGTTTGTCCCCAGCGTAGCTGCATGCAGTACTGACCCATGAGGCGCACGGGCGCCTCGCCGCGCGCGGCCACGGCGGCGCCCAGCGCGCCGCCCGCCAGCACCACCAGCGCGTTGCGGCACGTGCCCAGCAGCCACATGGCCTTGGTCAGCACCTTCTGGCGCGTGCTCGGCCCGTCGGGGTTGTCGGCGCCCAGCTTCACCATGCCGATCTTCTGCAACGGGAGACGCGCGTTAGAGCCTGCGGGAGGCGGGGCGGCGCCGGGGCGGGCGGGACTCACTCTCATGGACAGCAGCAGCGCGATGCACACGAAGCCGAGCACGGGGTCCCACAGCGCGGCGTCGGGGATGTTGCGGAAGATAGAGATCCATTGCTGCAGAAACGTGGTGCCGCTCACGGGGATCGCGAACAAGTCCTTGACCTGGCTGGTGGCGATCATGAGCGCCACGGCCGACGTGAAGCCCGAAGACACGGGGCCCGACACGAAGTTGACGAGGAAGCCGAGTCCCAGCACGCCCATGAGCAGTTCCACGAGCCCGGCCAGCAGGTTGAGCAGCACGGCCTTCTGCACCACGCCGCCCGCCACCTGCCACGTGAGCAGCGACGCGATGGCCGTGGGGCCGGCGGGCACGGCGCGGCAGCCGCCCAGCACGATGTACACGAAGCAGCCCAGGAACGAGCCGTACAGCCCGAACTGCGGCGGCAGCCCCGCGATGTTGGCGTAGGCCAGCGACTGCGGGATCACCGTCAGGCCCACGCTCACGCCTGCGATGGCGTCGCCCAGCGCCTGCGACGCCGAGTACCTGCGCAGAGCCGTGCTGACTGGCGCGCCGGAAGACTCGCATTGCAAATGTTTGGAGCAATATGATGCAACCATTGAATTGTATTGTAATCAGTCGAGCCGGCGCCAAGTTAGTGGACACGGTTAGAACCCATGGCGGCGGACGAGTGCACTCACCGCGGCAGCCAGGCGGTGATGGGCAACCTCTTGTGCAGCGTCTTGCGGTTGCAGCGCCGCCGCAGCGCCGCGCGCCAGCCGCCTCGCGCCGCGCCCTCCGACACTGCAACACACTCTCCCGTCAGCGCGTCGGGCGCGGGCCCGCTGCAATATCAACTCCACACCAGTGGCACCTGCTGTGTGACCTGAGTATTGACTGACACTCATATATATCTCAGCAAAATCGTACCATCAGCACTCGCTCGAAATACGTTCCATTTCATCCTGATGGTGTGACTCGACAACGAGTGCTATGATTGCGAGTTCCAGTGTACGGCGGGAAATTTGAGTGAGTAGCGGAATTAAGCCGGGAACGAATGGGACTGGCCCATGCCCCGGtgcggcgcggcggcgggcgGATACTCACGGATGTAGTCGTTGCTGGCGTGCTTGTCGTCGGGCGCCGGCAGCGAGCCGGACGACGCGTTGTGCTTTCTCCGCGGGATCATTCTGCAATTGAATCGCATTCGTTAACGACGAGGTGGCTGAATGCGCTACACCCTCACGCCACTATTATTGGTCATGTTCTTGGAAAGGAACaattgctaagttttttttg
This portion of the Pararge aegeria chromosome 14, ilParAegt1.1, whole genome shotgun sequence genome encodes:
- the LOC120629177 gene encoding sodium-independent sulfate anion transporter-like; this encodes MIPRRKHNASSGSLPAPDDKHASNDYILSEGAARGGWRAALRRRCNRKTLHKRLPITAWLPRYSASQALGDAIAGVSVGLTVIPQSLAYANIAGLPPQFGLYGSFLGCFVYIVLGGCRAVPAGPTAIASLLTWQVAGGVVQKAVLLNLLAGLVELLMGVLGLGFLVNFVSGPVSSGFTSAVALMIATSQVKDLFAIPVSGTTFLQQWISIFRNIPDAALWDPVLGFVCIALLLSMRKIGMVKLGADNPDGPSTRQKVLTKAMWLLGTCRNALVVLAGGALGAAVAARGEAPVRLMGAIPSGVPAPALPALSYVRADNSTAGFVDMVSEMGSGLLVIPLIVLLEDIAICKAFSDGRTIDATQEMIALGMANVANAFVQAFPGGGSLARSVVSNGSGVKTPFNGLYTGVMVIVALQFFTQYFEYIPKAALAAVIISAILFMVEYDVVKPMWRAKKLDLVPGIGTFVLCLTLPIELGILAGVVVNIVFILYHAARPKFSVEMLRTAAGAEYLMITPDRCLMFPSVDYVRRLVTKSAGGGTPVVLECTHIYSADYTAAKSIEQLTADFHARQQPLYFYNVKPSVCSIFEAVTKPEHFVVFYEDDELERLLAADPRLAPAKPPPPLLA